GAATTGCCCTTACAAACAACGTTGAAAATTTACAACATACTCGGTGAAGACGTTGCAACGCTTGTGAACGAAATTCTTCCTGCGGGAAATTACGAGCGAGAATGGAATGCAACACAATCTCCGAGTGGATTGTATTTTTATAAATTGACGG
The sequence above is drawn from the Ignavibacteria bacterium genome and encodes:
- a CDS encoding T9SS type A sorting domain-containing protein; the encoded protein is ELPLQTTLKIYNILGEDVATLVNEILPAGNYEREWNATQSPSGLYFYKLTAGKFSETKKLLLLK